In Podospora pseudopauciseta strain CBS 411.78 chromosome 2 map unlocalized CBS411.78m_2, whole genome shotgun sequence, the genomic stretch CTAATCTCAACCTCTCCGAGCGCCCCGCCAAGGCGAGtatcaccaacccacccaccgACGAGACTCCCGCTTGGCTGCACTCAGTCGACGAGTATGCCGTAGGCTTCGGCTGGCTCACTTTTGACGCCCAGCTGTTCGTGCCATCGCGAGGCAAGTGGATGGAGGGTGTGGTGCAGCTCCAGAGCGAAGGCCACATTGGCGTGGTGTGCTGGAACAAGTTCAACGCAAGCATCGAAGCAAAGCGTCTCCCGCAAGGCTGGAAATGGGTTGACATCTCCAAGGACGATCCGTTTGCCAGGTCGAACAGCAGCCAACCAGAGACGGACGAGAATGGCGAGGAGAAAGAAGGTCAAcagcaagaggaggaggatatcctagatggggaggagctgcagGTGGTTGAGCAGATGCACACAACAGGTTACTGGGTCAATGAGAAGGGCCGCAAAGTCGGAGGCAAGCTCCGCTTCCGCATCATGAACTTTGACGTCGGCCAGGCGGGAGACTATGGGTATCTCAGCATTGAGGGCACATGTCTGGAACTGGACGAGGAGCGCGCTTTGGCAAAGGAGGAGCGCGAGTACGAGAAGAGGCGGCGGAACAATCAAAACCCGAGCGGGCTCCTCAAGCCGCTATCAAGGCGGGTGCCCGAGTTCAGCATGACCAAGTTTGGcaaggacgacgaggaggaagatggcacCAAAAAGACTGTCTTGTACAAGGCCAGTCGCCCAGGAACGCCCGATGATTAGGTATGGTCTGGCCTGACAATATCGGGTTCGGTACAGTTGACTTCTTCGCCATTATCTGCCTGCAGCTCGAGGTCAGCTAGGAGTCCAGGATTCTGCTGAGGCATGCATGTTCAACATGTCATCTAGAGTTTATGTTTGAGTTGTCTTGGCGCTGGAAGATACAGGGTTTGCATGGCAGGGCTCTCAAAACGGGTGTCGCATATAGTAATATTTTTGTGGTTATTCAGCTTTTGAAACTTTTAATATTTGAGTCCGGCTGCGTGACGCGTGGCCGAGGTATTGGCACAACCAGCATGCTCTCGGTCATTACTGTTTGGAATGGGCACACAACCATTGAGTGGCGGTGGCAGAGAGGCTGTCTACAGTTCCCCTTTATCCGGCCATCCGGATGCAATACATATCAAGACTTTATCCACATACCTCCTGCAGAACTACTCCATCGGTTGTTTACACCCCACGGCTCGGGCTTGATGGAAACGGCTTAAAATAGCGACGGCTTGAGATTGCTGGGTTGTGCTGTTTCCCTATAGTTGTTCGTGTGTGAAGATGCCCCGGATCTTGGGCCTAGTGTCCTGGCATTAGGTGCTTGTTTGGTTGTGTAGATATGCTGGTAAACTGACCCTGCACCAGCTGGGCTGAGGTCACCCAGTATGACAACAGGCAGTGATTCACTGGACAGTTGGAATAACTAATAACTGCAGCATTCAATGTAAGGTATTGTGAATTGAGAATTCGGTGACCGGGGTAAACCGGTGACATCAGTTGATGAGAGGGCACTGGGTGGGCTTCATGGTTTCTGGACTCTGGTTACCTTATCGGGTTGCCTTTACCTTTTTCATGTCCCAGGCGGAGGGGTCCGGCACATCTGTCGGTGAATACATTGCAGAACAATTGGCTTTTTTCCCGACTAACAATAGCACAAAACGCCCCATGCTGCCAGACCTCGCTTACGGCCCACCCTCTCAGGGTAATATGGGAGAGATAGCAAAACCTGGGCCCTGGATATTGGGTATGATCTCGGCGGTCATTGGGAAGGAGCCCGGGATATGTAGATGAGAAGTAGGTAAGTATATAGCTGAAGCATGTAATCCAGGATTCCGTCAGAGTTGTCTCCTCAGGATTCTACTATCACGCAAACCAACATGCATACATCGTTCCTTCTCTCATTTCTTGCCCTCTCAGGGGCAACGGTGGCGCAACGAGGCCGGCCAACGACATTCTTCacagctccctctccttcaagTACTCCGCGTCCGGGTGCAACACAGTCCTTGTATGGACAGTGCGGCGGACAAAACTGGACTGGTCCAAGAATCTGTCCATCGGGGGCTTACTGCAAGAACGATGGAAAGTAAGTGCATGAGAAAGAATTCACCTAAACAGAGCGGAGGATACTGACAGCTACTACAGCATGTGGTACGAGCAGTGTGTGGCCATTGAAACCTCTACCAGGCCTTCAGGCAACCCTGCGGTCACTACTAAAACTATAACGACGGTGATCACCATTGGTGGTCCTACCCCAACGGTTGTGTCGACTCGGGTCACATACTTGACTCCAAGACCGTCGTCTACTACGCCTTCGGTGGTGACGATAACCTTGGTACCGGATGATCCATGTGATCACGAGATTTGGTGCTGATAGGGGCTTAATGGAGGAAAGGGGGTCCTGTTTCTTGGGTATCTTGAAGTTGATATTGACATCTCTGAAATGATACCAGAAGAATATCACACTTGTTACTAAcattgttttgtttgtttccaTGGATGGTAAAATGGGACAAAAGTGAATGTCTGCAGGCGCGGTTGATGTATTGTGTCTACCCCCTGCTACATGACCTACCCCAATACAATCCCACATGTGCCCTAAAGTAACCAAGACGAAATCCCCAGTGAAAACCAAGCCAAAGTTGAGAAACGCCAGATATGAAGACCCACACATGATCACCTATTCAGCAGGATCCACCATATCCAGCCTTGTAAAGAAGGTCTCAACCCTGCCCTCGGGGATATACGCCTTGTactccctcatccaccagTCAGCtacactccccctcctcgccttctcccccaGCACAATCTTGTCCGAAGTCAACATCTtgacctcccccaccgccctcttctcatccacctcctccaccatcccctccaagtCCTTgtccttcacctccccaaaccccaacaactccaacACCCAAGCGCCCTGCATCTCAGCCAGAAGTCCAACCGAGACAATCGCAATAAACCCGTCCACGCTCTCCGGGTGCCGTCTCGGAAACGCAAACTCCTCATCCGCAACGTCCGTCACCTTGTCCAGCGCCTCGGTCATGGCATCCCCCATGTTCTGCCTCCCCTGCTCGACCAACTCGACAACATTGTCCAGACACTCCTCGATCAGCTTGCGGTTCCACCTCCTCTCGCCGACGACATCTGTGATGGCGATCTGAAGGGAGTCGTCGTTGAACTCGGCTTTGTGCATCAAGTTTACGATCTTTTTGGCAATGGCCACGAGctgctcctcgtcgtcgtcggcagATGAAGTGTAGGCCATCAAGGGGGCGGATCGGTACTGCCCTTCTTCATGGTTATTGCCGGGTGGGGAGTCGGAATAGAGGCCGAACTTTTCGTTGTCAATCTGACCGTGAGAGTCGAGGGAGTCGTAGAGGAGCTCGGTGTAGCCGGCCCGGTTGGCGCGGTTGCGGCGGAAGGAGAGGCAGGCGAGGATGGAGCGGAGGGTTGCCATTGTGTTGTCGTTGTGTGTAAGTGACTTGCCAAAGTGTCAAACAAGCAACCA encodes the following:
- a CDS encoding uncharacterized protein (COG:K; EggNog:ENOG503P0U7); its protein translation is MSATLDEGAQPVTIPDSQKVEKKHKRSKSEKKRSRDEDDAAVVEETPRKSKKTKNGDLELPVRLGSQAAADEPSKKKKKKKDQLGNGEAQTDEVVVDEEKSSRKKSSKSKKEPKEEPEDAMQIDTPEKSKSEKKRKEKKSKKDNLETEANVDGQEKKKKKKSKDKTGTETETPTQASHEVATELPSSDSEYPFFTQTVSLYVPFYPIGFDKPLTNVAAQHLDPLLNHYSPLLRGVLLSYSNLNLSERPAKASITNPPTDETPAWLHSVDEYAVGFGWLTFDAQLFVPSRGKWMEGVVQLQSEGHIGVVCWNKFNASIEAKRLPQGWKWVDISKDDPFARSNSSQPETDENGEEKEGQQQEEEDILDGEELQVVEQMHTTGYWVNEKGRKVGGKLRFRIMNFDVGQAGDYGYLSIEGTCLELDEERALAKEEREYEKRRRNNQNPSGLLKPLSRRVPEFSMTKFGKDDEEEDGTKKTVLYKASRPGTPDD
- a CDS encoding uncharacterized protein (EggNog:ENOG503P5EQ), with the translated sequence MATLRSILACLSFRRNRANRAGYTELLYDSLDSHGQIDNEKFGLYSDSPPGNNHEEGQYRSAPLMAYTSSADDDEEQLVAIAKKIVNLMHKAEFNDDSLQIAITDVVGERRWNRKLIEECLDNVVELVEQGRQNMGDAMTEALDKVTDVADEEFAFPRRHPESVDGFIAIVSVGLLAEMQGAWARRGSVADWWMREYKAYIPEGRVETFFTRLDMVDPAE